Proteins encoded within one genomic window of Candidatus Cloacimonadota bacterium:
- a CDS encoding ATP-binding cassette domain-containing protein → MIKKGNQDITKVSSTHRKKIIEMIARFYIILLKSDVEINPFEINMFYSLLENLFTDENISWEEQISQLSDAQLDMDEVTSYLNRNLITLDKIRLLLSLMILANADNEFTVAEVTKILDIAKKFNVDTDNFLELMEAIEKDSQELVSIGGFRYIGHTSRAIFRDYLLIGTGESSHIRFQDKKLAANELLMMVIDDYIFIGTSNNSTSYLNGKLLLPNRLYFFPSGGVLMVGNLQFNYRHLQKIFRTRKIYDVIDFKKRDYDFKLINDHNSYSIIVYSGTVFRNGRELPINREIHLKFDDTLQIKGYQPFTMLNVIEERENIGTEVLYPEKLFVNLHNNYLTATQEETPHSVVTMGVENNEIFIETVKKGWELFLNNQPVTEKTKYHLNRDILTLSKTEYSQKDSKERSLLMFRWQQGLFREQFIINNYFDIVVIPFEIEQIRAIDIKHYFKDGTLALDGISLTAQKGEIIAIMGKSGSGKSTLLKSISADIVPRYGRVLINNDDLYDNLYFYAQHIGYVPQEDLLFPNLTVYENLFYRGKLILPGILKDILDRKVIGILTQMNLVHRRNTKVGEINESLLSGGERKRLNIALELLFEPTLIICDEPTTGLSSTDSEQIVDILKNYSDQGKIVIITIHQPNPNIFEKINKVLVMDMGGKPVYFGDCDEVFSYFDHEVEQIEYRREEIEKKRNQRMPDFFQDIIDYPQYNESNEKIYEQIDQTLIPRRKFSPNYWRDKYKRKQLFELISFETEQKKNIKTKKEISRKKMPLTGHLSQFMTYLKRNVLMKLRNRTNLFITFAEAPLLGIIIAFILRISLEGEGYNYHHNANIAVYLFVSLIVFIFLGLSNSIEEIMGERKTIQREKVLNLKLSYFLTSKIIALAIFTLVQVILYYLVSSVILQLPGLIFINIVYFFFAGLIGYSLGLLISSFINNRKAIINVLPLILIPQIIFGGAIILYENMNPQLTVRKSSTIPEVVQFIPSRWLFEGLVTAQSRLNSYNYNIQRQDRKRLTLVEKIRNNKINDEEYIRSLDDLSRKKAEIARKYPKEQHTNYNIELIVNFMDGRFLNSGKNVFLSSWKKVGEQRFVTYYFNLLILFFYTIVINFATLVKLKYFFKER, encoded by the coding sequence ATGATCAAGAAAGGGAATCAGGACATTACCAAGGTATCATCAACTCACCGTAAAAAGATCATTGAAATGATCGCCCGTTTCTACATTATATTATTGAAATCTGATGTAGAGATCAACCCCTTTGAAATAAACATGTTCTATTCTCTATTAGAGAATCTCTTTACAGATGAAAATATTTCTTGGGAAGAACAGATCAGCCAGTTATCAGATGCACAATTAGATATGGATGAGGTTACCAGCTATCTCAATCGGAATCTAATAACTCTCGATAAGATAAGACTACTGTTAAGTTTGATGATTTTGGCAAATGCCGATAATGAGTTTACAGTTGCCGAAGTAACTAAGATCCTTGATATAGCCAAGAAGTTCAATGTTGATACTGATAACTTCCTTGAATTAATGGAAGCAATAGAAAAGGATAGTCAGGAATTAGTTTCAATCGGGGGATTTCGCTATATAGGGCATACCAGCAGAGCTATTTTCCGTGATTATCTTCTTATTGGTACTGGTGAAAGTAGCCACATTCGTTTTCAGGATAAAAAGCTGGCAGCAAATGAATTGCTTATGATGGTCATAGATGATTATATCTTTATTGGAACAAGCAATAATTCTACTAGTTACCTTAACGGTAAATTACTACTACCTAACCGATTGTATTTTTTTCCATCCGGTGGTGTATTGATGGTCGGTAATTTACAATTTAATTATCGGCATTTGCAAAAGATATTCAGAACCCGCAAGATCTATGATGTCATAGATTTCAAAAAACGGGATTATGATTTTAAGCTCATAAACGACCATAATTCTTATTCTATTATTGTTTACAGTGGCACTGTATTTCGTAATGGTAGGGAACTCCCCATTAATCGTGAGATTCATCTCAAATTTGATGACACTCTCCAGATTAAAGGTTATCAACCCTTCACGATGCTAAACGTCATAGAAGAGCGGGAAAATATTGGTACCGAAGTTCTTTATCCCGAAAAACTTTTTGTAAACCTCCATAATAATTACCTTACTGCAACTCAGGAAGAGACTCCTCACTCAGTAGTAACGATGGGTGTCGAAAACAATGAGATCTTTATCGAAACAGTCAAAAAGGGTTGGGAACTCTTTTTGAATAATCAACCGGTAACAGAGAAGACCAAATATCATCTGAACCGTGATATACTAACGCTAAGTAAAACAGAATATAGCCAAAAGGATAGCAAAGAAAGATCATTACTGATGTTTCGTTGGCAACAGGGCTTGTTTCGAGAACAGTTTATTATCAACAACTATTTCGATATTGTGGTCATACCTTTTGAAATAGAACAGATCAGGGCTATTGATATCAAGCATTATTTCAAGGATGGAACACTGGCACTGGATGGTATTTCTCTGACTGCCCAAAAGGGAGAAATAATAGCCATAATGGGTAAAAGCGGTAGTGGAAAATCAACTCTCTTGAAATCGATCAGTGCTGATATAGTTCCTCGTTATGGACGTGTGTTAATAAATAATGACGACCTATACGATAATCTCTACTTCTACGCTCAGCATATAGGATATGTACCGCAGGAAGATCTTCTATTCCCTAATTTAACGGTCTATGAGAATTTGTTTTACCGCGGTAAATTAATACTTCCCGGTATTTTAAAAGATATTTTGGATAGAAAAGTTATCGGTATTCTGACCCAAATGAATCTTGTTCATCGTCGCAATACAAAAGTTGGAGAGATCAATGAGAGTTTACTGAGCGGAGGGGAACGAAAACGGCTGAATATTGCTCTAGAGTTGTTATTTGAACCGACTCTCATTATCTGCGACGAACCAACGACCGGTCTCTCTTCTACTGACTCTGAACAAATCGTTGATATTCTAAAGAATTATTCTGATCAGGGGAAGATCGTCATAATCACGATACACCAACCGAACCCCAACATATTTGAAAAAATAAACAAGGTCTTAGTAATGGATATGGGGGGTAAACCAGTCTATTTTGGAGATTGTGACGAAGTATTTTCCTATTTTGATCATGAGGTAGAGCAAATTGAATATAGGCGAGAAGAGATAGAGAAGAAACGAAATCAGAGAATGCCCGATTTTTTTCAGGACATCATTGATTATCCTCAATATAATGAGAGTAATGAGAAGATTTATGAGCAGATAGACCAGACGCTCATTCCCCGTCGCAAATTCTCACCAAATTATTGGCGTGATAAATACAAACGTAAGCAGTTATTTGAATTGATCAGTTTTGAAACAGAGCAAAAGAAGAACATCAAGACCAAGAAAGAGATCTCTCGCAAGAAGATGCCTCTTACAGGGCATCTCTCTCAATTTATGACCTATCTGAAGAGAAATGTCCTGATGAAGCTACGCAACAGAACGAATCTCTTCATTACTTTTGCCGAAGCTCCCCTTTTAGGAATAATAATTGCCTTTATCCTGCGAATTTCTTTGGAGGGTGAAGGATATAACTATCATCATAATGCCAATATAGCCGTGTATCTTTTTGTTTCGCTCATCGTCTTTATCTTTCTTGGGCTCTCCAACAGCATTGAAGAGATCATGGGGGAGAGAAAGACTATCCAACGGGAAAAGGTGCTCAATCTTAAGCTTAGTTACTTTCTTACCTCAAAAATAATCGCCTTAGCGATCTTTACTCTCGTTCAGGTTATTCTTTATTATCTAGTCAGTAGTGTTATTCTGCAACTTCCCGGTCTGATTTTTATCAATATTGTCTATTTTTTCTTTGCTGGTTTGATAGGATATTCACTCGGATTATTGATCTCTTCATTTATCAACAATCGTAAGGCAATAATAAATGTCTTGCCCTTGATCCTGATCCCGCAGATCATCTTTGGAGGAGCCATAATTCTTTATGAAAATATGAATCCGCAACTGACGGTCAGAAAATCCAGTACTATCCCTGAGGTAGTACAATTTATCCCATCCAGATGGTTATTCGAAGGTTTAGTTACTGCTCAGTCAAGGTTGAACAGCTATAATTACAACATCCAGCGTCAGGATAGAAAAAGGTTGACATTAGTAGAGAAGATTAGAAATAATAAAATCAATGATGAAGAATATATTAGGTCTTTAGACGATTTGAGCAGAAAGAAGGCAGAGATTGCCCGTAAATATCCTAAAGAACAACATACAAATTACAATATCGAATTGATAGTCAATTTTATGGATGGAAGATTTCTCAATAGCGGTAAGAATGTCTTTCTATCCAGTTGGAAAAAGGTAGGTGAACAGAGATTTGTAACCTATTATTTCAATCTGCTCATCCTCTTTTTCTATACGATAGTAATTAATTTTGCTACCTTAGTGAAATTGAAGTATTTTTTTAAGGAACGATAA
- a CDS encoding agmatine deiminase family protein produces the protein MQHIDCVAKLLDEETVLIKRVPNWHPDFNRIELVASEFAAMENCFGRPYSIVRIDSGSYDGNHTAAYTNSLILNNKVLVPLFGIADDAAALQTYQDAMPGYEIIGFQWTAWYSYDALHCRTMGIFDRHMLRISHRPLDQDIPNNEDIVITAEIRAHSNEPLIMDQLRVFWKTEDSDWQSILMTTIGQD, from the coding sequence ATTCAGCATATCGATTGCGTCGCCAAGCTACTCGATGAGGAGACTGTTCTGATCAAACGTGTTCCAAATTGGCATCCTGATTTTAACAGGATTGAATTAGTCGCTTCTGAATTCGCTGCTATGGAGAACTGCTTCGGCAGACCTTACAGTATCGTCCGTATCGATTCCGGGAGCTATGATGGCAATCATACAGCTGCCTATACAAATTCTTTGATCCTCAATAACAAGGTTCTGGTACCTCTGTTCGGGATAGCTGATGATGCCGCCGCATTGCAGACCTATCAGGATGCTATGCCCGGTTATGAGATCATTGGTTTCCAATGGACTGCCTGGTATAGCTATGACGCTTTGCACTGTCGTACAATGGGAATTTTTGACCGTCACATGTTACGGATTTCCCACAGACCGTTAGATCAGGATATTCCAAATAACGAGGATATAGTTATCACTGCTGAGATCAGAGCACACAGTAATGAACCGCTGATAATGGATCAGTTGAGGGTATTCTGGAAAACAGAAGACTCTGACTGGCAAAGTATTCTTATGACAACAATCGGACAGGATTAG
- a CDS encoding agmatine deiminase family protein, whose translation MRFFFMILILSLTVNIISQPLPPVRMVAEWEPAAGTLIRWPLGIPSGLVYELAADDTLYVLVANNSAQNSATNTFNSWNVNMDHVVFIHAPTNSHWTRDWGPVSIFDGNGEWSIVDFFFDGYPWVPALRERYSLDNAVNAQLASFFNAPLYQMPVYFTGGNVMTDGYGSAFSTRQMIDENNPEYPPPVFFSIVEDNTGVDNYQIVSNFEA comes from the coding sequence ATGAGATTTTTTTTTATGATTTTGATCTTATCCCTGACGGTAAACATTATCTCTCAACCTTTACCCCCGGTAAGAATGGTCGCAGAATGGGAACCTGCAGCGGGTACCCTTATCCGTTGGCCCCTTGGTATCCCCTCCGGTCTCGTTTACGAACTTGCTGCCGATGATACCCTCTATGTACTGGTAGCCAATAATTCTGCCCAGAATTCTGCTACCAACACATTCAACAGCTGGAATGTCAACATGGACCATGTTGTCTTTATTCATGCGCCGACAAATTCGCATTGGACAAGGGACTGGGGACCCGTATCAATTTTCGACGGTAACGGTGAATGGAGCATAGTCGATTTCTTCTTCGATGGCTACCCTTGGGTACCGGCACTAAGGGAGAGGTATTCTCTCGATAATGCGGTAAATGCTCAACTGGCAAGTTTCTTCAATGCCCCCTTGTATCAGATGCCGGTCTATTTTACCGGAGGTAACGTCATGACCGACGGTTACGGTTCTGCCTTTTCTACTCGTCAGATGATCGATGAAAACAATCCTGAATATCCACCCCCGGTTTTCTTCTCCATTGTCGAAGATAATACCGGAGTAGATAATTATCAGATAGTCAGTAATTTTGAAGCTTAG